One region of Sulfuricurvum sp. IAE1 genomic DNA includes:
- a CDS encoding 2'-5' RNA ligase family protein: MNAPPRLFLAVPALLENYAGICDRFSGILEGRWRDEAGLHATIAFLGDRFSPARVIDTVEGIDRSFDMSRLEKWDYFSRARVFVATTHNPSLQGLYERLAPLLELPPARLSPHVTLMRVKRFSDPDAFAQTCARFPPSGGLLGEIVLYESRLRSEGALYVPLHRWES; this comes from the coding sequence GCCGCGCCTGTTTCTTGCCGTCCCCGCCCTCCTCGAAAATTACGCGGGGATTTGCGACCGTTTTTCGGGGATACTGGAGGGGCGCTGGCGCGACGAAGCGGGGCTGCACGCCACGATCGCTTTTCTGGGAGACCGCTTCTCCCCTGCCCGCGTGATCGACACGGTGGAGGGGATCGATCGTTCGTTCGACATGTCGAGACTGGAGAAGTGGGATTATTTCTCCCGCGCACGCGTTTTCGTCGCGACGACGCACAACCCTTCGCTTCAGGGGCTGTATGAGCGCCTCGCGCCGCTGCTGGAGCTCCCCCCTGCCCGTCTCTCCCCCCACGTCACCCTGATGCGCGTCAAGCGCTTTTCCGATCCCGATGCCTTCGCGCAGACCTGCGCGCGGTTTCCCCCCTCCGGAGGGCTACTGGGCGAAATCGTCCTTTACGAAAGCCGCCTCCGCTCCGAGGGGGCCCTCTACGTCCCCCTGCACCGATGGGAGAGTTAG
- a CDS encoding NUDIX domain-containing protein has product MTIQRVPFGHTDPSKKNAVFLAIYVDEISPWKYFNDDIRHLKCPAFIMIDRWDGRMGFPGGTVNEGESLIDALVREIKEEIGITVKPDQVHPIVSHETRLVTHLYGLRVLEAEFLHIYYHILNNFSRSILLHAYEEGDESHFMSEITGIKIVPVVSHDGKGINKFVENAFAGATREDLDVLLREVLGIDI; this is encoded by the coding sequence ATGACCATCCAAAGAGTCCCTTTCGGCCACACCGACCCGTCGAAAAAAAATGCCGTTTTCCTTGCCATCTACGTCGACGAAATCTCCCCGTGGAAATACTTTAACGACGACATCCGGCATCTCAAATGCCCCGCGTTCATCATGATCGACCGCTGGGACGGACGGATGGGGTTCCCCGGCGGAACGGTCAACGAAGGAGAAAGCCTCATCGACGCCCTCGTGCGCGAGATCAAAGAAGAGATCGGCATCACGGTCAAACCCGATCAGGTCCACCCGATCGTCAGCCACGAAACCCGCCTCGTCACCCACCTCTACGGCCTGCGGGTGCTCGAAGCCGAATTTCTCCACATCTACTACCACATCCTCAACAACTTTTCGCGCTCGATCCTCCTGCACGCCTACGAAGAGGGGGACGAATCGCACTTCATGTCCGAGATTACGGGGATCAAAATCGTCCCCGTCGTCTCGCACGATGGGAAAGGGATCAATAAATTCGTCGAAAACGCGTTCGCCGGAGCGACGCGCGAAGACCTCGACGTGCTGCTGCGCGAAGTGCTCGGAATCGATATCTGA